From Etheostoma cragini isolate CJK2018 chromosome 17, CSU_Ecrag_1.0, whole genome shotgun sequence, one genomic window encodes:
- the lbx1a gene encoding transcription factor LBX1a, whose product MDCKDDPKGPAVLGERRRGPLDQLPPPANSNKPLTPFSIEDILSKPSGRKCRSLGVVAHTVSPAEKLPPAGHSLPGRPLLSHTSPLCALEELASKTFKGLEVSVLQAAEGRDGLALFGQRNTPNKKRRKSRTAFTNHQIYELEKRFLYQKYLSPADRDHIAQHLGLTNAQVITWFQNRRAKLKRDLEEMKADVESAKVAGTVALEKLSKLAELEKCAAGGMGLGAVSAPGRTEPEPVSSRSPRDLGPSTAHMAPSPASSSHTERRGSKCCSEDEDEDIDVDD is encoded by the exons ATGGACTGTAAGGACGACCCCAAAGGCCCGGCGGTGCTCGGGGAGAGGAGGCGCGGTCCCCTGGATCAGCTCCCTCCGCCGGCGAACTCCAACAAGCCGCTGACGCCGTTCAGCATCGAGGACATCCTCAGTAAGCCGTCTGGGAGGAAGTGCCGCTCCCTGGGCGTGGTGGCGCACACCGTGTCCCCCGCAGAGAAGCTGCCCCCGGCGGGTCACAGCCTGCCCGGCCGCCCGCTGCTCAGCCACACGTCCCCGCTCTGCGCGCTGGAGGAGCTGGCCAGCAAAACCTTCAAGGGCCTGGAGGTCAGCGTCCTGCAGGCTGCCGAGG GCCGGGACGGCCTGGCGCTCTTCGGCCAGAGGAACACCCCCAATAAGAAGCGAAGGAAGTCCCGCACGGCCTTCACCAACCACCAGATCTACGAGCTGGAGAAGCGCTTCCTGTACCAGAAATACCTGAGCCCGGCGGACCGGGACCACATCGCCCAACATCTTGGTCTGACCAACGCGCAGGTCATCACCTGGTTCCAGAACCGGCGGGCCAAGCTAAAGCGGGACCTGGAGGAGATGAAAGCGGACGTGGAGTCCGCCAAGGTCGCAGGCACCGTGGCCCTGGAGAAGCTCTCCAAACTGGCCGAGCTGGAGAAGTGCGCGGCCGGCGGTATGGGCTTGGGGGCTGTGTCCGCGCCAGGCCGCACCGAGCCCGAGCCGGTCTCCTCTAGATCCCCCCGGGACCTCGGCCCCAGCACGGCGCACATGGCCCCTTCGCCCGCGTCGTCGTCGCACACAGAACGGCGCGGCAGCAAGTGTTGCTCAGAGGATGAAGACGAGGACATTGACGTGGATGACtag